Proteins from a single region of Streptococcus mitis:
- a CDS encoding restriction endonuclease subunit S produces MTIYKDFHMSQIFEFSETKAKINANTISSFNGKYPYVTRSEKNNGVQGYISYPKKYLNDANTISLGMDTATFFYQKDPYFTGDKVKILSLINKEVNLKSVHPYLLTSIKKAFSTFGWGTNSYDSKILKSVTIKLPVKSDTDLEPDWEYMANYVKNTTPNYLDVINKQGKSRINKIRNKKTGIAKLLNITDYELSREEINLINQFPLKNWKEISVSKIFDIIDRGKRLIEAQRIPGSLPFVTAGVGKQGISGYISNPDIKVFPANSLTIDMFGKVFYRDFNYGADDHVAVLARSDNSLSKEVLLFIAPIIEKAIRGQFDYSQNFYASDVYDIVIKLPYLEDDDIPDYKYIEAFSKVMVKKSIQRYEQEIARHEQEIALTISNFLENL; encoded by the coding sequence ATGACGATATATAAAGATTTCCATATGTCACAAATTTTTGAATTTAGTGAAACGAAAGCAAAAATTAATGCAAATACTATCTCAAGTTTTAACGGGAAATACCCATATGTGACGAGAAGTGAGAAAAATAATGGAGTACAAGGTTATATCAGCTATCCTAAAAAATATCTTAATGATGCGAATACAATAAGTCTAGGAATGGACACAGCAACCTTTTTTTACCAAAAAGATCCATATTTTACTGGTGATAAGGTAAAGATATTATCCTTGATAAATAAAGAAGTTAATCTGAAGAGTGTTCATCCCTATCTATTAACATCTATTAAGAAAGCTTTTTCAACCTTCGGATGGGGAACTAATTCATACGATAGTAAGATTCTTAAGTCTGTTACTATTAAACTTCCTGTTAAGTCTGATACTGATTTAGAACCAGATTGGGAGTATATGGCGAATTATGTTAAAAACACTACACCAAATTATTTAGATGTAATTAATAAGCAAGGAAAAAGTCGAATAAATAAAATCCGAAATAAAAAAACTGGAATTGCAAAGCTATTAAATATTACGGATTATGAATTGAGTAGAGAAGAAATTAATCTGATTAATCAGTTTCCTCTCAAAAATTGGAAAGAGATTTCTGTTTCAAAAATTTTTGACATTATTGATCGAGGTAAGAGATTAATTGAAGCACAAAGAATTCCAGGTAGTCTTCCCTTTGTCACAGCTGGTGTTGGTAAGCAAGGAATATCAGGTTACATTTCAAATCCGGATATTAAAGTTTTCCCTGCCAACAGCTTAACTATTGATATGTTTGGAAAAGTGTTTTATCGGGATTTTAATTATGGAGCTGATGATCATGTTGCAGTATTAGCAAGATCGGATAATTCATTATCAAAAGAGGTTTTGCTTTTTATTGCCCCAATTATTGAAAAAGCTATTCGAGGGCAATTTGATTATTCTCAAAATTTTTACGCATCTGATGTTTATGACATTGTCATCAAATTACCCTATTTAGAGGATGATGATATTCCAGATTACAAATATATAGAGGCCTTTTCGAAAGTTATGGTAAAAAAATCAATTCAACGCTACGAGCAAGAGATTGCTCGACACGAGCAAGAGATTGCTCTTACTATTAGTAATTTTTTAGAAAATCTATAA
- a CDS encoding HsdM family class I SAM-dependent methyltransferase — MVEKNVDLLVSSKLKEQGYTDNDINYGYSLPSTGNKDFTPDKGTEYNSKSGKKTRAEFEFLIFAGGGKQKTEQLILIEDKDSSDKLGSEKDITNKKKLYQLAVTDGFFYAYDLLSKTEKVKSILVLAVAGDKLKTSAIFVYKNSEIIDKYSKYSPIKVDDEISYIFLEKWNDWEQLSIDNFHTYLNEEILGLNSPDNEINLAHIRTVAGKLSNTIDKRLKLDPFKRLLLVSGLLLGINEDEDLIKSFKKPYGAQDLYNRIEAALPESKFSSDKKQQLLNSFSFIKDDKKITTELPSKNKDKKEYPLDIIAKELSKDSRIGYSILDLMKQSSHIDLLGNLFDVFTKYMSVGGASGDIVLTPSHITKFMAEVIDVSPTDYVIDITVGTAGFLISAMTVMDEKVDNNASLTVREKNKQKKMIKENQLWGIEYDSNMYATAVTNMLLHGDGKSHIFHGDSENRRDLTSGKSFDEIFEDVQFDKLLFNPPYDNQDKFVKNGLDILRKGGKAAIIIPKQTFNKGGKVVDEIFESHRLEAVFDLPAGQFKKKSGTVGTDVAIFIFTAHESHDFKKDYVTFIKLLKDEVGTKGNLKGVASTKTDRIYKRMLEFAQSGYRDLSILKNRVYFAEPLTVLLEKGKYMYRNYEPKPDIIPTEEDFMETVGEYLEFLLMESYRIMEEEADDDI, encoded by the coding sequence ATGGTTGAAAAGAATGTTGATTTATTAGTGTCGTCTAAACTAAAGGAACAAGGATATACTGATAATGATATAAATTATGGTTATAGCTTACCATCTACTGGTAATAAGGATTTTACACCAGATAAAGGGACAGAATATAATTCTAAGTCAGGCAAGAAAACAAGAGCAGAGTTTGAATTCCTTATTTTTGCTGGAGGAGGAAAACAAAAAACTGAACAATTAATTCTTATAGAAGACAAGGATAGTTCAGATAAATTGGGCAGCGAGAAGGATATTACTAATAAGAAAAAGTTATATCAATTAGCTGTTACTGATGGTTTCTTTTATGCCTATGATTTGTTATCCAAAACTGAAAAGGTAAAATCAATATTAGTACTTGCGGTAGCTGGAGATAAATTAAAAACCTCAGCAATATTTGTATACAAGAATTCGGAAATTATTGATAAGTACAGTAAATATTCTCCAATCAAAGTTGATGATGAAATTTCATACATTTTCTTAGAAAAGTGGAATGATTGGGAACAATTATCTATTGATAATTTCCACACTTATCTTAACGAAGAAATTTTAGGCTTAAATTCTCCAGATAATGAAATCAATCTTGCTCATATTAGGACTGTTGCAGGTAAGTTATCAAATACTATTGATAAAAGATTAAAATTAGATCCTTTTAAACGACTCTTGCTTGTTTCAGGTCTTCTTCTCGGGATTAATGAAGATGAAGATTTAATTAAAAGCTTTAAGAAACCATATGGTGCTCAAGATTTATATAATCGAATTGAGGCAGCCTTACCAGAATCTAAATTTAGTTCTGACAAGAAACAGCAACTGCTGAATAGTTTTAGTTTTATTAAAGATGATAAAAAAATTACAACAGAATTACCTAGTAAAAATAAGGATAAGAAAGAATATCCTCTTGACATTATAGCCAAGGAGTTAAGTAAAGATTCTCGGATTGGTTATTCAATTTTAGATTTGATGAAACAGTCTAGTCATATTGATTTACTTGGAAACTTATTTGATGTATTCACTAAATATATGAGTGTAGGCGGAGCTAGCGGTGATATCGTTTTAACTCCAAGTCATATTACTAAATTTATGGCAGAAGTTATTGATGTTAGTCCAACAGATTATGTTATTGATATTACAGTTGGAACCGCTGGATTTTTGATTTCTGCAATGACAGTTATGGATGAAAAAGTTGATAATAATGCTTCTTTAACAGTAAGAGAAAAGAATAAACAGAAAAAAATGATTAAAGAAAATCAACTTTGGGGAATTGAGTACGATTCAAACATGTATGCTACAGCAGTTACAAATATGCTCTTACATGGTGATGGGAAAAGTCATATTTTTCATGGAGATTCTGAAAACAGACGTGACTTAACTAGCGGTAAAAGTTTTGATGAAATTTTTGAAGATGTTCAGTTTGATAAATTATTATTTAACCCACCTTATGACAATCAAGATAAATTTGTAAAAAATGGGCTCGATATCTTGCGGAAGGGTGGGAAAGCTGCCATTATTATTCCCAAACAAACATTTAATAAAGGTGGAAAAGTTGTTGATGAAATTTTTGAAAGTCATCGTTTGGAAGCTGTTTTTGATTTGCCAGCTGGCCAGTTTAAAAAGAAAAGTGGCACAGTTGGTACTGATGTTGCAATCTTTATTTTTACAGCCCATGAGTCACACGACTTTAAAAAAGATTATGTAACCTTTATCAAGTTATTGAAAGATGAGGTTGGAACAAAAGGAAATCTTAAAGGAGTAGCAAGTACAAAAACTGATCGAATCTACAAACGTATGTTAGAATTTGCCCAGAGTGGCTATCGAGATCTATCCATTTTGAAGAACAGGGTATATTTTGCAGAACCTTTAACAGTGTTATTGGAAAAAGGCAAATATATGTATAGAAATTATGAACCGAAACCTGATATTATTCCCACAGAAGAAGATTTTATGGAAACTGTTGGAGAATATCTTGAGTTTTTGTTGATGGAATCATATCGTATTATGGAGGAAGAAGCAGATGACGATATATAA
- the parE gene encoding DNA topoisomerase IV subunit B, translated as MSKKEININNYNDDAIQVLEGLDAVRKRPGMYIGSTDGAGLHHLVWEIVDNAVDEALSGFGDRIDVTINKDGSLTVQDHGRGMPTGMHAMGIPTVEVIFTILHAGGKFGQGGYKTSGGLHGVGSSVVNALSSWLEVEITRAGAIYKQRFENGGKPVTTLKKIGTAPKSKTGTKVTFMPDSTIFSTTDFKYNTISERLNESAFLLKNVTLSLTDKRTDEAIEFHYENGVQDFVSYLNEDKETLTPVLYFEGEDNGFQVEVALQYNDGFSDNILSFVNNVRTKDGGTHETGLKSAITKVMNDYARKTGLLKEKDKNLEGSDYREGLAAVLSILVPEEHLQFEGQTKDKLGSPLARPVVDGIVADKLTFFLMENGELASNLIRKAIKARDAREAARKARDESRNGKKNKKDKGLLSGKLTPAQSKNPAKNELYLVEGDSAGGSAKQGRDRKFQAILPLRGKVINTAKAKMADILKNEEINTMIYTIGAGVGADFSIEDANYDKIIIMTDADTDGAHIQTLLLTFFYRYMRPLVEAGHVYIALPPLYKMSKGKGKKEEVAYAWTDGELEELRKQFGKGATLQRYKGLGEMNADQLWETTMNPETRTLIRVTIEDLARAERRVNVLMGDKVEPRRKWIEDNVKFTLEETTAF; from the coding sequence GTGTCAAAAAAGGAAATCAATATTAATAATTATAATGATGATGCCATTCAGGTGCTAGAAGGGTTGGATGCGGTCCGAAAACGTCCGGGGATGTATATCGGATCAACCGATGGTGCTGGTCTCCACCACCTAGTCTGGGAAATCGTCGATAATGCTGTCGATGAAGCCTTGTCTGGATTTGGTGACCGTATTGATGTGACCATCAATAAAGATGGCAGTTTAACGGTTCAAGACCACGGACGTGGGATGCCGACAGGTATGCACGCTATGGGAATTCCAACAGTTGAGGTAATCTTTACCATTCTCCACGCTGGAGGAAAATTTGGTCAAGGTGGCTACAAAACATCAGGTGGTCTCCACGGGGTGGGTTCTTCCGTAGTTAACGCCCTTTCTAGCTGGCTAGAAGTTGAAATCACTCGTGCTGGTGCAATCTACAAGCAACGTTTTGAAAATGGTGGCAAACCTGTTACGACTTTGAAGAAAATCGGTACAGCGCCTAAGTCTAAGACAGGTACCAAGGTTACGTTTATGCCTGATTCGACTATCTTTTCTACGACAGACTTCAAGTACAATACCATTTCAGAGCGCCTCAATGAATCAGCCTTTCTCTTGAAAAATGTGACCTTGTCCTTGACGGACAAACGAACAGATGAAGCGATTGAATTCCACTATGAGAATGGGGTACAAGACTTTGTTTCTTATCTGAACGAAGACAAGGAAACCTTGACGCCAGTCCTTTACTTTGAAGGGGAAGACAATGGTTTCCAAGTGGAAGTAGCTCTCCAGTACAATGATGGATTTTCAGATAACATTCTGTCCTTTGTCAATAACGTTCGTACCAAGGACGGCGGAACGCATGAGACAGGACTCAAATCTGCTATCACTAAGGTCATGAATGACTATGCGCGTAAGACAGGGCTTCTCAAGGAAAAAGATAAAAACCTTGAAGGTTCAGACTATCGTGAGGGACTAGCAGCCGTTCTTTCTATCTTGGTTCCTGAAGAACATCTCCAGTTTGAAGGACAGACCAAGGACAAACTAGGAAGTCCACTAGCTCGCCCAGTTGTGGATGGCATTGTGGCGGATAAGTTGACCTTCTTCCTTATGGAAAATGGGGAATTGGCTTCGAACCTCATCCGCAAGGCTATTAAGGCCCGTGATGCTCGTGAGGCAGCACGTAAGGCGCGTGATGAAAGCCGAAATGGTAAGAAAAATAAAAAAGACAAGGGCTTACTTTCTGGTAAATTAACCCCAGCCCAGTCTAAAAATCCAGCTAAGAACGAACTCTATCTGGTCGAGGGTGACTCTGCCGGTGGATCTGCCAAACAAGGACGTGATCGTAAGTTCCAGGCAATCTTGCCTCTTCGTGGTAAGGTTATCAATACAGCCAAGGCCAAGATGGCGGATATCCTCAAAAATGAGGAAATTAACACCATGATTTATACTATCGGTGCGGGTGTGGGAGCAGACTTCTCTATTGAAGATGCCAACTATGACAAAATCATTATCATGACCGATGCGGATACTGACGGTGCCCATATTCAAACCTTGCTCTTGACATTTTTCTACCGCTACATGCGTCCGCTAGTCGAGGCAGGACATGTCTATATCGCCCTACCGCCTCTTTACAAGATGTCCAAAGGGAAAGGCAAGAAAGAAGAAGTGGCCTATGCTTGGACGGACGGTGAGTTAGAAGAACTACGGAAGCAGTTTGGCAAAGGAGCTACCCTCCAACGCTACAAGGGGCTTGGAGAGATGAATGCAGACCAGCTCTGGGAAACAACCATGAATCCAGAAACGCGTACTCTTATCCGTGTTACAATCGAAGACTTAGCACGCGCCGAACGCCGTGTCAACGTCCTCATGGGAGACAAGGTTGAACCACGCCGTAAGTGGATTGAAGATAATGTCAAGTTTACGCTGGAGGAGACAACAGCATTTTAA
- the plsY gene encoding glycerol-3-phosphate 1-O-acyltransferase PlsY: MITIVLLILAYLLGSIPSGLWIGQVFFQINLREHGSGNTGTTNTFRILGKKAGMTTFVIDFFKGTLATLLPIMFHLQGVSPLIFGLLAVIGHTFPIFAGFKGGKAVATSAGVVFGFAPVFCLYLAVVFFGTLYLGSMISLSSVTASIAAVIGVLLFPLLGFILSNYDPLFIAIILALASLIIIRHKDNIARIKNKTENLVPWGLNLTHQHPKK, from the coding sequence ATGATTACAATAGTTTTATTAATCCTAGCCTATCTGCTGGGTTCGATTCCGTCTGGTCTCTGGATTGGACAAGTATTCTTTCAAATCAATCTGCGCGAGCATGGTTCTGGAAATACCGGAACAACCAATACCTTCCGCATTTTAGGTAAGAAAGCTGGTATGACAACCTTTGTGATTGACTTTTTCAAAGGAACCCTAGCAACACTTCTTCCGATTATGTTTCATCTGCAAGGCGTTTCGCCTCTCATCTTTGGACTTTTGGCTGTCATTGGACATACCTTCCCTATCTTTGCAGGATTTAAGGGTGGCAAGGCTGTCGCAACCAGTGCTGGAGTGGTTTTCGGATTTGCACCTGTCTTCTGTCTCTACCTTGCAGTTGTTTTCTTTGGAACCCTCTATCTTGGTAGTATGATTTCACTATCTAGTGTCACAGCATCTATCGCGGCTGTTATCGGGGTTCTACTTTTTCCACTTTTGGGTTTTATCCTGAGTAACTATGACCCTCTCTTCATCGCTATTATCCTAGCTCTTGCTAGTCTGATTATCATTCGTCATAAGGACAATATCGCTCGTATCAAAAATAAAACTGAAAATTTGGTCCCTTGGGGATTGAACCTAACTCACCAACATCCTAAAAAATAA
- a CDS encoding ABC transporter permease: MSITTLLTLLVSSMLIYSAPLIFTSIGGVFSERGGVVNVGLEGIMVMGAFSGVVFNLEFAEQFGAATPWLSLLVAGLVGGLFSIIHAAATVHFRADHVVSGTVLNLMAPALAVFLVKVLYNKGQTDNLSQTFGRFDFPVLANIPVIGDIFFKSTSLLGYLAIAFSFLAWFILFKTRFGLRLRSVGEHPQAADTLGINVYKMRYLGVIISGFLGGIGGAIYAQSISVNFSVTTIVGPGFIALAAMIFGKWNPIGAMLSSLFFGLSQSLAVIGSQLPFLQGVPTVYLQIAPYVLTILVLAAFFGKAVAPKADGINYIKSK, encoded by the coding sequence ATGTCTATTACAACCTTGCTCACCCTCTTGGTGTCTTCTATGCTGATTTACTCAGCGCCCCTCATCTTTACAAGTATCGGTGGTGTTTTCTCTGAACGTGGTGGTGTGGTAAACGTCGGTCTTGAAGGAATTATGGTTATGGGTGCCTTTTCTGGAGTTGTCTTTAACCTTGAATTTGCAGAACAATTTGGAGCAGCAACTCCATGGCTATCCTTACTTGTAGCAGGATTGGTAGGGGGGCTTTTCTCCATCATCCACGCAGCGGCGACGGTTCATTTCCGTGCAGACCATGTTGTCAGCGGTACGGTATTGAACTTGATGGCGCCAGCCTTGGCTGTTTTCTTGGTGAAAGTACTTTATAACAAAGGACAAACCGACAACCTAAGTCAGACTTTTGGACGCTTTGATTTCCCAGTCTTGGCAAATATCCCAGTGATTGGTGATATCTTCTTCAAGTCAACTAGTCTACTTGGTTATCTAGCGATTGCCTTCTCATTCCTTGCTTGGTTTATCCTCTTCAAGACTCGCTTTGGTCTTCGTCTCCGCTCTGTCGGTGAACACCCTCAAGCAGCGGATACTTTGGGAATCAATGTCTACAAGATGAGATATTTAGGGGTTATTATTTCAGGTTTCCTAGGTGGAATTGGCGGAGCGATTTATGCTCAATCCATCTCAGTTAACTTCTCGGTGACAACTATTGTTGGACCTGGATTTATCGCCCTTGCTGCGATGATTTTCGGGAAATGGAATCCAATCGGAGCCATGCTATCTAGTCTCTTCTTTGGACTTTCACAAAGTTTGGCTGTTATCGGTTCTCAATTGCCATTCCTACAAGGTGTGCCAACAGTTTATCTTCAAATCGCACCTTATGTTTTGACAATTCTTGTCTTGGCAGCCTTCTTTGGAAAAGCGGTAGCACCAAAAGCAGATGGTATTAACTATATCAAATCAAAATAA
- a CDS encoding ABC transporter permease → MSKKLQQISVPLISVFLGILLGAIVMWIFGYDAIWGYEELFYTAFGSLRGIGEIFRAMGPLVLIGLGFAVASRAGFFNVGLPGQALAGWILSGWFALSHPDMPRPLMILATIVIALIAGGIVGAIPGILRAYLGTSEVIVTIMMNYIVLYVGNAFIHAFPKDFMQSTDSTIRVGANATYQTPWLSELTGNSRMNIGIFFAIIAVAVIWFMLKKTTLGFEIRAVGLNPHASEYAGISAKRTIILSMIISGALAGLGGAVEGLGTFQNVYVQGSSLAVGFNGMAVSLLAANSPIGILFAAFLFGVLQVGAPGMNAAQVPSELVSIVTASIIFFVSVHYLIERFVKPKKQVKGGK, encoded by the coding sequence ATGTCTAAAAAATTACAACAAATTTCGGTTCCCTTGATTTCTGTCTTCCTAGGAATTTTACTTGGAGCCATTGTCATGTGGATCTTCGGCTATGATGCTATTTGGGGCTACGAAGAATTGTTCTATACAGCCTTTGGTAGTCTGCGTGGGATTGGAGAAATCTTCCGTGCTATGGGGCCTTTGGTCTTGATTGGTCTGGGTTTTGCCGTTGCCAGTCGCGCAGGTTTCTTTAACGTCGGGCTTCCTGGTCAGGCTTTGGCAGGTTGGATTCTCAGTGGTTGGTTTGCCTTGTCTCATCCAGATATGCCACGTCCCTTGATGATTCTAGCAACTATCGTGATTGCCCTGATTGCTGGTGGGATTGTCGGCGCCATTCCAGGTATTCTGAGAGCCTATCTGGGGACGTCAGAGGTTATCGTAACCATCATGATGAACTACATTGTCTTGTATGTAGGGAATGCCTTTATCCATGCTTTCCCTAAAGACTTTATGCAAAGTACAGATTCGACGATTCGTGTTGGGGCTAATGCAACCTATCAGACTCCTTGGTTGTCCGAATTGACTGGTAATTCGCGGATGAATATTGGTATTTTCTTTGCCATCATTGCCGTTGCAGTTATTTGGTTCATGCTCAAGAAAACAACCCTTGGTTTTGAAATTCGTGCGGTTGGTCTTAATCCACACGCATCGGAATACGCTGGTATTTCTGCCAAACGAACAATTATCCTCTCAATGATTATTTCAGGTGCTTTGGCAGGTCTTGGTGGAGCTGTTGAAGGCCTTGGAACCTTCCAGAACGTTTATGTTCAGGGTTCGTCATTAGCTGTCGGATTTAACGGGATGGCGGTTAGTTTGCTTGCAGCCAACTCACCAATTGGTATTCTCTTTGCAGCCTTCCTATTTGGTGTTCTCCAAGTTGGAGCCCCTGGTATGAATGCGGCGCAGGTACCGTCTGAACTTGTCAGCATTGTAACAGCGTCTATTATCTTCTTTGTCAGTGTTCATTACCTTATCGAACGCTTTGTCAAACCGAAAAAACAAGTTAAAGGAGGTAAGTAA
- a CDS encoding ABC transporter ATP-binding protein → MAHENVIEMRDITKVFGEFVANDKINLHLRKGEIHALLGENGAGKSTLMNMLAGLLEPTSGEIVVNGQVVNLDSPSKAASLGIGMVHQHFMLVEAFTVAENIILGSELTKNGVLDIAGASKEIKALSERYGLAVDPSAKVADISVGAQQRVEILKTLYRGADILIFDEPTAVLTPSEIDELMAIMKNLVEEGKSIILITHKLDEIRAVSDRVTVIRRGKSIETVEIAGATNADLAEMMVGRSVSFKTEKQASQPKEVVLSIKDLVVNENRGVPAVKNLSLDVRAGEIVGIAGIDGNGQSELIQAITGLRKVESGSIELKGDSIVGLHPRQITELSVGHVPEDRHRDGLILEMMISENIALQTYYKEPHSKNGILNYSNITSYAKKLMEEFDVRAASEFVPAAALSGGNQQKAIIAREIDRDPELLIVSQPTRGLDVGAIEYIHKRLIEERDNGKAVLVVSFELDEILNVSDRIAVIHDGKIQGIVSPETTNKQELGVLMAGGNLGKEKSDV, encoded by the coding sequence ATGGCACACGAAAATGTCATTGAGATGCGTGATATTACCAAGGTGTTTGGTGAATTTGTTGCCAACGACAAAATCAACCTGCACCTACGAAAAGGTGAAATTCATGCACTTTTAGGAGAAAATGGGGCTGGAAAGTCCACGCTAATGAATATGTTAGCAGGGCTTCTTGAACCAACCAGTGGTGAAATTGTGGTCAACGGTCAAGTTGTCAATCTCGATTCACCATCTAAAGCAGCTAGCTTGGGAATCGGAATGGTTCACCAGCACTTTATGTTGGTAGAAGCCTTCACAGTGGCTGAAAACATCATTTTAGGTAGTGAATTGACTAAAAATGGTGTGCTAGATATCGCTGGAGCTAGCAAAGAAATCAAGGCTCTTTCTGAACGTTATGGCTTAGCTGTTGACCCTTCTGCCAAGGTAGCAGATATCTCAGTTGGAGCCCAACAACGTGTAGAAATTTTAAAAACCCTTTATCGGGGAGCTGATATCCTTATCTTTGACGAACCAACGGCTGTCTTGACTCCATCAGAAATTGATGAGTTGATGGCTATTATGAAAAATCTTGTCGAAGAAGGGAAATCAATTATCTTGATCACTCACAAGTTGGATGAGATTCGAGCAGTTTCTGACCGCGTTACAGTTATCCGTCGTGGGAAGTCAATTGAAACTGTAGAAATTGCAGGAGCTACCAATGCTGATTTGGCGGAAATGATGGTGGGACGTTCTGTTTCCTTTAAGACAGAGAAACAAGCTTCTCAACCAAAAGAAGTAGTCTTGTCAATCAAAGATTTGGTGGTCAATGAAAACCGTGGTGTCCCAGCTGTCAAAAATCTATCCTTGGATGTTCGTGCGGGAGAGATTGTTGGTATTGCGGGGATTGATGGAAATGGTCAGTCTGAACTGATTCAAGCCATTACAGGCCTTCGGAAGGTTGAATCTGGTAGCATTGAGCTAAAAGGAGATTCAATTGTAGGCTTGCATCCACGTCAGATTACAGAGTTGAGTGTTGGGCACGTTCCAGAAGACCGTCACCGTGATGGTTTGATTTTGGAAATGATGATTTCTGAGAATATTGCCCTTCAAACCTACTATAAAGAACCACATAGTAAAAATGGAATTTTGAACTATTCAAATATTACTTCGTATGCTAAAAAGCTAATGGAAGAGTTTGATGTTCGTGCTGCCAGCGAATTTGTTCCTGCAGCTGCACTCTCAGGAGGAAATCAACAAAAAGCAATTATTGCTCGTGAAATTGATCGGGATCCTGAACTCCTTATCGTCAGCCAACCAACTCGTGGTTTGGATGTCGGTGCCATTGAATATATCCACAAACGCTTGATTGAAGAGCGTGATAATGGAAAGGCTGTCCTTGTTGTCAGCTTTGAATTGGATGAGATTTTAAACGTCTCAGACCGTATTGCCGTTATCCATGATGGTAAGATTCAAGGTATTGTATCACCAGAAACAACCAATAAACAAGAACTTGGTGTCTTGATGGCTGGTGGAAACTTGGGAAAGGAGAAGAGTGATGTCTAA